The following are encoded in a window of Mycobacterium vicinigordonae genomic DNA:
- a CDS encoding lysophospholipid acyltransferase family protein, with product MRYVQNPIWNFLCDHYFRLEIDGWHRIPDETSLLIGIHSGGALTMDAWTLVHSWYRRFEGRRILHGTAHDVLMAAPLLGDYFRAVGVIPASRRGVTDALAAGQDVIVWPGGEQDAMRSWRHRDKAMLFGRKGFVRQAIRSGVPIVPVATIGGHDTVFVLSEGRFIARWTGLGKRLRGATAPIIAGVPFPLAIEIMPAHLPLPAKIRSEFLDPIHVDTDPERADDSAYVDAVYDQVQGAIQDGVNRLAKRRSFPVLG from the coding sequence ATGCGTTACGTGCAAAATCCCATCTGGAACTTCTTGTGCGACCACTACTTTCGTCTCGAAATCGACGGCTGGCACCGGATCCCGGATGAGACTTCGCTGCTGATCGGCATCCATTCCGGTGGTGCGCTGACCATGGACGCCTGGACCCTGGTGCACTCTTGGTATCGGCGATTCGAAGGACGCCGCATTTTGCACGGCACCGCTCACGACGTGCTGATGGCCGCCCCCCTGCTGGGCGACTACTTCAGGGCGGTCGGTGTGATCCCGGCGTCGCGCAGGGGAGTCACCGACGCCCTGGCTGCCGGCCAAGACGTCATTGTGTGGCCCGGTGGTGAGCAGGATGCCATGCGCAGCTGGCGTCATCGAGACAAGGCGATGCTGTTCGGCCGCAAAGGCTTTGTCCGACAAGCCATTCGCTCAGGTGTTCCGATCGTTCCGGTAGCGACGATAGGAGGTCACGACACCGTCTTCGTGCTTTCCGAAGGTAGATTCATCGCCCGCTGGACCGGTCTTGGCAAGCGGCTGCGTGGTGCGACGGCTCCGATCATCGCGGGTGTGCCATTTCCGCTCGCCATCGAGATCATGCCGGCACACCTGCCGCTACCGGCGAAGATCCGCAGCGAGTTCCTCGACCCCATCCACGTCGACACCGACCCCGAGCGTGCCGACGACAGTGCATACGTCGACGCCGTCTACGACCAGGTCCAAGGTGCGATCCAGGACGGCGTGAACCGCCTTGCCAAACGCCGCAGCTTCCCGGTGCTGGGGTGA